GCTCCCCACCACCCGGGAAAGCACCCCGCCCCGGATGGGAAAGTGCTTCTTGAGGTCCTTGACCTCCAGCAGGACCCCGCTCATGCCCTAACCTCCCGGATCTCCCGCCAGCGCACGCACCGCACCTGACGCCCGTCCCCCGCATCCTCCAAGGGCGGCACCTCCCGGTCGCAAAGCCCTTCCACGTAGTGCTTGCACCGGGGGTGGAAGGCGCACCCAGAAGGCAGGTAAAGCGGGTTCGGTACGTTGCCGGGAATGGCCTCCAAACGCTCCTTGTGCTCCGCCGCCAGGTCCAGCCGCGGCACCGAGTGGAGAAGCCCCCGGGTGTAAGGGTGGAGGGGCTCCTTGAAAAGCGGCACCACGTCCGCCTGCTCCACCGCCCGCCCCGCATACATCACCACCACCCGGTCCGCCATCTCCGCCACCACCCCCAGGTTGTGGGTGATGAAGAGAATGCTCATCCCGATCTCCTCCTGGAGCTTCTTCATCAGCTCCAGAATCTGCGCCTGGATGGTCACGTCCAAGGCGGTGGTGGGCTCGTCCGCAATGAGGAGCGAAGGATTGCAGGAAAGCGCCATGGCAATCATCACCCGCTGCCGCATCCCCCCGGACATCTGGTGAGGATAGTTGGAAAGCCGCTTCTTCGGCTCCGGGATCCCCACCAGGTCCAGCATGTGGGCCGCCAGCTCCATGGCCTCCTTCCGGCTTTTCCCCTGGTGGAGCATGATGGCCTCGGCGATCTGGTCCCCCACCGTGTACACCGGGTTCAACGACGTCATGGGCTCCTGGAAAATCATGGCGATGTCGTTGCCCCGGATCCGCCGCATCTCCGCCTCGGAAAGCTTGGT
The Thermus sp. LT1-2-5 genome window above contains:
- a CDS encoding ABC transporter ATP-binding protein, whose product is MDEKRLLEVRDLKVHFFTDDGVVKAVDGVSFHVDKGETLAVVGESGSGKSVTSLAIMRLIPTPPGRIVGGEILFRGKDGQVRDLTKLSEAEMRRIRGNDIAMIFQEPMTSLNPVYTVGDQIAEAIMLHQGKSRKEAMELAAHMLDLVGIPEPKKRLSNYPHQMSGGMRQRVMIAMALSCNPSLLIADEPTTALDVTIQAQILELMKKLQEEIGMSILFITHNLGVVAEMADRVVVMYAGRAVEQADVVPLFKEPLHPYTRGLLHSVPRLDLAAEHKERLEAIPGNVPNPLYLPSGCAFHPRCKHYVEGLCDREVPPLEDAGDGRQVRCVRWREIREVRA